In one window of Nesterenkonia sandarakina DNA:
- a CDS encoding 50S ribosomal protein L25/general stress protein Ctc, with translation MADKIVIPATKRTEFGKGAARKARREDLIPAVVYGHGEDPIHVVLPGHQTHLAVRNPNALITLDIEGTEQMVIPKAIQRDIIKRSIDHMDLLTVRRGEKVVVDVYVEVTGEPAVGFEWILEQATVSVEAEATHLPEHVTVDITDRDENALPEHIALPKGVTLAMTDLESPVVSIHEPVEQDLGDEEETTEEEAAEGETAEGESEENAEGEES, from the coding sequence ATGGCTGACAAGATCGTCATTCCCGCCACCAAGCGCACCGAGTTCGGCAAGGGCGCTGCCCGCAAGGCCCGCCGCGAGGACCTGATCCCGGCAGTCGTCTACGGCCACGGCGAAGACCCCATCCACGTGGTGCTCCCCGGTCACCAGACCCACCTGGCAGTGCGTAACCCCAACGCACTGATCACCCTGGACATCGAGGGCACCGAGCAGATGGTGATCCCCAAGGCCATCCAGCGCGACATCATCAAGCGCAGCATCGACCACATGGACCTGCTCACCGTGCGCCGCGGCGAGAAGGTTGTCGTCGACGTCTACGTCGAGGTCACCGGCGAGCCGGCCGTCGGCTTCGAGTGGATCCTGGAGCAGGCCACCGTCTCCGTCGAGGCCGAGGCCACCCACCTGCCCGAGCACGTCACCGTGGACATCACCGACCGTGACGAGAACGCCCTGCCGGAGCACATCGCGCTGCCCAAGGGTGTCACGCTGGCGATGACCGACCTGGAGTCCCCGGTCGTCTCCATCCACGAGCCCGTCGAGCAGGACCTGGGCGACGAGGAAGAGACCACCGAGGAAGAGGCCGCCGAAGGCGAGACCGCCGAAGGCGAGTCCGAGGAGAACGCCGAAGGCGAAGAGAGCTGA
- a CDS encoding 3-oxoacid CoA-transferase subunit B, translating into MSTQNSTASQTGQQPLSREDLAKLVAADIAPGSYVNLGIGQPTKVSDYLTPEQQVTLHTENGMLGMGPEAHGEDIDEELINAGKIPVTELPGASYFHHADSFAMMRGGHLDVCVLGAFQVSAGGDLANWSTGAPDAIPAVGGAMDLAIGAKEVFVMMSLFAKDGTPKIVADCSYPVTGLGCVSRVYTDHGVFLIEQAADGLQLVLREAYGIEAEELVQRFDFPVVIAG; encoded by the coding sequence ATGAGCACCCAGAACAGCACCGCCAGCCAGACGGGTCAGCAGCCGCTCTCCCGGGAAGACCTCGCGAAGCTCGTCGCCGCGGACATCGCGCCGGGCTCCTATGTGAACCTGGGCATCGGGCAGCCCACCAAGGTCTCGGACTACCTGACGCCCGAGCAGCAGGTCACCCTGCACACCGAGAACGGGATGCTGGGCATGGGACCTGAGGCGCACGGAGAAGACATCGACGAGGAGCTGATCAACGCGGGCAAGATCCCGGTCACCGAACTCCCCGGAGCCAGCTACTTCCACCACGCCGACTCCTTCGCGATGATGCGCGGCGGCCACCTCGACGTCTGCGTCCTCGGCGCCTTCCAGGTCTCCGCCGGCGGGGACCTGGCCAACTGGTCCACCGGCGCGCCCGATGCCATCCCCGCGGTGGGCGGCGCGATGGATCTGGCCATCGGTGCCAAGGAGGTCTTCGTGATGATGTCGCTCTTCGCGAAGGACGGCACCCCGAAGATCGTGGCCGACTGCAGCTACCCGGTCACCGGGCTGGGCTGCGTGAGCCGGGTCTACACCGACCACGGGGTCTTCCTGATCGAACAGGCAGCGGACGGGCTCCAGCTGGTGCTGCGCGAGGCCTACGGGATCGAAGCCGAGGAGCTGGTGCAGCGGTTCGATTTTCCGGTGGTGATCGCCGGCTAG
- a CDS encoding 3-oxoacid CoA-transferase subunit A encodes MTEFVDTAAEAVSSVRDGATVLLGGFGNAGQPMELIDALLDSGTTDLTVVSNNAGQGDRGLALLIKERRVRKVICSFPRQSDSWHFDAAYRAGEIELELVPQGNLAERLRAAGAGIGAFFTPTGYGTSLAEGKETREIEGRNYVLEHPIRGDVALIKALQADDAGNLVYRKTARNFGPVMAAAASHTVVQVAELVPSGSLDPENIVTPGIYVDTVTALTLGSIQNQEAKEA; translated from the coding sequence ATGACTGAATTCGTAGACACGGCCGCAGAGGCGGTGAGCAGCGTGCGCGACGGCGCCACCGTGCTGCTCGGCGGCTTCGGCAACGCCGGACAGCCCATGGAGCTCATCGACGCGCTCCTGGACTCAGGCACCACTGACCTCACCGTGGTGAGCAACAACGCCGGGCAGGGCGACCGTGGGCTGGCGCTGCTGATCAAGGAGCGCCGGGTGCGCAAGGTGATCTGCTCCTTCCCGCGACAGTCAGACTCCTGGCACTTCGACGCGGCCTACCGCGCCGGGGAGATCGAGCTGGAGCTCGTCCCGCAGGGCAACCTCGCCGAGCGGCTGCGCGCCGCCGGTGCCGGGATCGGCGCCTTCTTCACCCCCACCGGATACGGCACCAGCCTCGCCGAGGGCAAGGAGACCCGCGAGATCGAGGGCCGGAACTACGTGCTGGAGCACCCGATCCGCGGCGACGTCGCGCTGATCAAGGCGCTGCAGGCCGACGACGCCGGCAACCTGGTCTACCGCAAGACCGCCCGGAACTTCGGCCCGGTCATGGCCGCCGCCGCCTCGCACACCGTGGTCCAGGTCGCGGAACTGGTCCCCAGCGGATCCCTCGATCCGGAGAACATCGTCACCCCCGGCATCTACGTGGACACGGTGACCGCCCTGACCCTGGGCTCCATCCAGAACCAGGAAGCGAAGGAAGCATGA